From Granulicella sp. WH15, the proteins below share one genomic window:
- the purL gene encoding phosphoribosylformylglycinamidine synthase subunit PurL, translated as MPNQHVQPSRTLPSPATITPALLKTHSITAEEYTRIEAALGRTPSLTELGIFSVMWSEHCSYKSSRVHLKRLPTKSELVVQGPGENAGIIEVGDGWACAFKIESHNHPSYIEPYQGAATGVGGILRDIFTMGARPLAVMDSLRFGPLMGEEQGVDYHRNRTTMKGVVHGVGGYGNCFGVPNLGGETRFEECYSGNPLLNAFALGMVRMDEIFYAKATGVGNPVLYVGAKTGRDGIHGATMASEEFTEGSEQKRPNVQMGDPFLEKLLLEACLEAMKTGAVLGIQDMGAAGLTCSTCEMGARGELGLTIELDLVPQRETGMNSYEIMLSESQERMLLVAEKGREDEVKAVFTKWGLDCSEIGIVTADDVMRVTHHGELVAEIPNKSLTDDAPLYHRPVGVWNPPVPKDPTAAVLAELNKPRDYKADLKKLLASANICDKKYIFEQYDSMVQTNTVQGPGGEAGVMRIKGTGHPAMHTSPSLDTMMPGVIGFAPLGGDESTVIEAAKGERGLAMALAGNGRWTYLDPKLGAMHAVAEAARKVACTGAKPVAATNCLNFGNPEKPEIMAQLSNAIDGIAEACTALGTPITGGNVSLYNETKGEGIYPTPVLGIVGIHEDTTKAVPSSFQWAGDALLLLSTFTGKGRDAKQEFGSTEYARTVLGELWGTPPVLDVTAEAVLHRCLIELGATGLVHSACDISDGGAFAAMIEAGFSRGLGVEVKQTLRSEAAEAEWTLKERIFSEIPSSVLLSADPASVEEIQKIVARHTGAWLAPLGTITAGEVNISFVDEASTAQLAVISGPVAEFKTAWSDALEAQLAEEVLA; from the coding sequence ATGCCAAATCAGCACGTTCAGCCCAGCCGCACCCTTCCTAGCCCGGCTACCATTACTCCCGCCCTGCTCAAGACCCACAGCATCACGGCGGAGGAGTACACCCGCATCGAAGCCGCCCTCGGGCGCACGCCCTCGCTCACCGAGCTGGGGATCTTTTCGGTGATGTGGTCCGAGCACTGCTCTTACAAGTCTTCGCGCGTCCACCTGAAGCGGCTTCCGACTAAGTCGGAGCTGGTCGTGCAGGGTCCGGGCGAGAACGCCGGTATCATCGAGGTGGGTGATGGCTGGGCGTGCGCGTTCAAGATCGAAAGCCACAACCACCCCAGCTACATCGAGCCCTACCAGGGCGCGGCGACGGGCGTCGGCGGCATTCTGCGCGACATCTTCACCATGGGCGCAAGGCCGCTGGCGGTGATGGACTCGCTGCGCTTTGGCCCTCTGATGGGCGAGGAGCAGGGTGTCGATTACCATCGCAACCGGACGACCATGAAGGGCGTCGTGCATGGCGTGGGCGGGTATGGGAACTGCTTCGGCGTGCCCAACCTGGGCGGCGAGACGCGGTTCGAGGAGTGCTACTCGGGCAATCCCCTGCTGAACGCCTTTGCGTTGGGCATGGTGCGGATGGATGAGATCTTCTACGCCAAGGCGACCGGCGTGGGTAACCCGGTGCTGTACGTCGGGGCCAAGACGGGCCGCGACGGCATCCACGGGGCCACGATGGCGTCCGAGGAGTTCACCGAAGGTTCGGAGCAGAAGCGTCCCAACGTCCAGATGGGTGACCCGTTCCTTGAGAAGCTGTTGCTTGAGGCTTGCCTTGAGGCCATGAAGACCGGCGCTGTGCTGGGGATTCAGGATATGGGTGCGGCCGGGCTTACCTGCTCGACCTGCGAGATGGGCGCGCGCGGAGAACTGGGCCTGACGATTGAGCTGGACCTGGTGCCGCAGCGTGAGACCGGCATGAACTCGTACGAGATCATGCTCTCGGAGTCGCAGGAGCGGATGCTGTTGGTGGCCGAGAAGGGCCGCGAGGACGAGGTCAAGGCGGTCTTCACCAAGTGGGGGCTGGACTGCTCGGAGATTGGGATTGTGACCGCCGACGATGTGATGCGGGTGACGCATCATGGCGAGCTGGTGGCGGAGATTCCGAACAAGTCCCTAACCGACGATGCGCCGCTCTACCACCGGCCTGTGGGCGTGTGGAATCCGCCGGTTCCTAAAGACCCGACGGCTGCGGTGCTCGCTGAGCTGAACAAGCCGCGGGACTATAAGGCTGATCTGAAGAAGCTGCTGGCCAGCGCGAATATCTGCGATAAGAAGTACATCTTTGAGCAGTACGACTCGATGGTTCAGACCAACACCGTGCAGGGTCCGGGCGGCGAAGCCGGCGTGATGCGGATCAAGGGCACCGGGCATCCGGCGATGCACACGTCGCCCTCGCTCGACACGATGATGCCGGGCGTGATTGGATTTGCGCCGTTGGGCGGGGATGAATCGACCGTGATCGAGGCCGCCAAGGGCGAGCGCGGGCTGGCGATGGCGCTGGCGGGCAATGGCCGCTGGACGTATCTCGACCCGAAGCTGGGCGCGATGCACGCAGTGGCTGAAGCCGCTCGGAAGGTCGCCTGTACCGGGGCCAAGCCGGTGGCGGCGACCAACTGCCTGAACTTCGGCAACCCCGAGAAGCCGGAGATTATGGCGCAGCTTTCGAACGCCATCGACGGCATCGCGGAGGCTTGCACTGCGCTGGGCACGCCGATTACAGGTGGCAATGTTTCTCTCTATAACGAGACCAAAGGTGAAGGAATCTATCCGACTCCGGTGCTTGGGATCGTGGGTATCCACGAGGATACGACCAAGGCTGTGCCGTCGAGCTTCCAGTGGGCTGGCGATGCGCTGCTGCTACTCTCGACCTTTACCGGTAAGGGACGCGATGCGAAGCAGGAGTTCGGCTCGACCGAGTACGCCCGAACTGTGCTGGGCGAGCTATGGGGTACTCCTCCGGTGCTGGATGTGACGGCAGAGGCTGTGCTGCATCGCTGCCTGATCGAGCTGGGAGCCACAGGATTGGTGCACTCGGCCTGCGATATCTCCGATGGCGGCGCGTTTGCTGCAATGATCGAGGCTGGTTTCTCGCGCGGTCTGGGTGTCGAGGTAAAGCAGACGCTGCGGAGCGAGGCCGCCGAGGCAGAGTGGACCTTGAAGGAGCGGATCTTCAGCGAGATTCCCTCTTCGGTGCTGCTCTCGGCCGATCCGGCTTCTGTCGAAGAGATCCAGAAGATTGTGGCCCGGCACACGGGTGCGTGGCTGGCTCCGCTGGGGACGATTACGGCGGGAGAGGTCAATATCAGCTTTGTGGACGAGGCTTCGACGGCGCAACTGGCCGTCATCTCCGGGCCGGTCGCGGAGTTCAAAACTGCGTGGTCGGATGCTCTCGAAGCGCAGCTTGCTGAAGAGGTTCTGGCGTGA
- the dut gene encoding dUTP diphosphatase, with protein MPTIKVLCLNPNAQLPRYSHTGPWGDLAADLYALEATTLPPGKSALVSTGIALEFPSDYGALVEDRSGLAVKGVTTLAGVIDPGYRGEIKVVVLNLNETPYEVAAGDRIAQLRIVQRITAEFVEADAIAEAARGERGFGSTGA; from the coding sequence ATGCCTACGATTAAGGTTCTCTGTCTCAACCCCAATGCGCAGTTGCCGCGCTACTCCCACACCGGCCCCTGGGGGGATCTGGCCGCCGATCTCTACGCGCTCGAAGCTACGACCCTGCCGCCGGGGAAGAGTGCGTTGGTTTCGACCGGCATCGCGCTTGAGTTCCCTTCCGACTACGGTGCGCTGGTCGAAGACCGCTCCGGGCTGGCCGTCAAAGGGGTTACGACTCTGGCGGGCGTCATCGACCCCGGCTATCGCGGGGAGATCAAAGTCGTCGTCCTGAACCTGAACGAGACCCCCTACGAGGTCGCCGCCGGGGACCGGATCGCGCAGTTGCGGATCGTGCAGAGGATTACGGCGGAGTTCGTTGAAGCGGATGCGATCGCCGAGGCGGCCCGGGGAGAGCGCGGTTTTGGGTCTACGGGGGCCTGA
- a CDS encoding Hsp20/alpha crystallin family protein, producing the protein MTMTRFVPFRTPLRDVAVLQNRLNSIFSDFTTPESLGAGSFVPAVDVYEDAQKVVLKLEVPGIRQEDLDIRVENQTLTVKGERKFEAEEKEENFHRIERRFGSFVRSFTLPQTVDTAEVQAKYDNGVLAVTLPKKEAARPKQVKIEIGSATPKQVEAPQAA; encoded by the coding sequence ATGACCATGACCCGATTTGTACCGTTCCGCACCCCGTTGCGCGATGTTGCCGTACTGCAGAACCGTTTGAACTCGATCTTCAGTGACTTCACCACGCCCGAGAGCCTCGGTGCCGGCAGCTTTGTGCCCGCTGTGGACGTGTATGAGGACGCCCAGAAGGTCGTTCTGAAGCTGGAGGTCCCGGGCATCCGCCAGGAGGATCTGGATATCCGCGTTGAGAATCAGACACTTACCGTGAAGGGTGAGCGCAAGTTCGAGGCCGAGGAGAAGGAAGAGAACTTCCATCGCATTGAGCGGCGCTTCGGCAGCTTCGTCCGCAGCTTTACCCTGCCCCAGACGGTCGATACCGCCGAGGTGCAGGCGAAGTACGATAACGGCGTGCTCGCGGTGACGTTGCCCAAGAAGGAGGCAGCCAGGCCGAAGCAGGTCAAGATCGAGATCGGCTCCGCTACCCCGAAGCAGGTGGAGGCTCCGCAGGCAGCGTAA
- the purF gene encoding amidophosphoribosyltransferase has protein sequence MAIYNHPDAARMTYWGLYSLQHRGQESGGIASADGEIVHDIKGMGLVSEIFTDDVLAKLPGHIAIGHTRYSTTGDSALLNAQPISVESTKGLIAIAHNGNLINLGTAKERLERDGAIFQTTSDSEIIIQLIAHCTKNTLIDCMADALSQVEGAFSIVMMTRNRIFAARDPHGFRPLCMGRIDGKDGEPDTFVFASETCALDLLHARYERDVEPGELVMVSEDGVTSRRFSPQSTPTASCIFEHVYFARPDSRIYGRWVQTSREEMGRQLARESGVPADLVVPVPDSGVTAALGYAAESGIPFNFGLIRNHYVGRTFIEPTQRVRDFGVRMKLNPSRALLEGKRVILIDDSIIRGTTSRKIVRMVRAAGAIEVHMRISCPPTISPCFYGVDTPSKKDLIAANKSLQEICEFIEADSLAYLSLVGLTHSCTTGEPPTGLSPASFCSACYTGHYPTQWVDVAEILPAK, from the coding sequence ATGGCGATCTATAACCATCCCGATGCAGCCCGGATGACGTATTGGGGCTTGTACTCGTTGCAGCATCGCGGGCAGGAGTCGGGCGGAATCGCCTCGGCCGATGGCGAGATTGTCCACGATATCAAGGGCATGGGGCTGGTGTCGGAGATCTTTACCGACGATGTGCTGGCCAAGCTGCCGGGGCACATCGCAATCGGGCATACGCGCTATTCGACCACAGGAGACTCGGCGCTGCTGAACGCGCAGCCGATCTCGGTCGAGTCGACCAAGGGGCTGATTGCGATTGCGCATAACGGCAACCTCATCAACCTGGGCACGGCCAAAGAGCGGCTGGAACGCGACGGCGCGATCTTCCAGACGACCTCGGACTCCGAGATCATCATCCAACTGATCGCGCACTGCACCAAGAACACCCTGATCGACTGCATGGCCGACGCTCTGAGCCAGGTGGAGGGCGCGTTCTCCATCGTGATGATGACGCGCAACCGCATCTTCGCCGCGCGCGACCCCCACGGCTTCCGCCCGCTGTGCATGGGGCGGATCGACGGCAAGGACGGCGAGCCGGATACCTTCGTCTTCGCCAGCGAGACCTGTGCGCTGGACCTGCTGCACGCCCGCTATGAGCGGGACGTGGAGCCGGGCGAGCTGGTGATGGTGTCCGAGGACGGAGTGACCAGCCGGAGATTCTCGCCGCAGAGCACGCCCACGGCCTCGTGCATCTTCGAGCATGTTTACTTTGCCCGGCCGGATTCCAGAATCTATGGCCGCTGGGTCCAGACCAGCCGCGAGGAGATGGGGCGGCAGTTGGCGCGGGAGTCGGGCGTTCCGGCGGACCTGGTGGTGCCGGTGCCGGATTCGGGCGTAACGGCGGCGCTGGGGTATGCGGCAGAGTCGGGGATTCCGTTCAATTTTGGGCTGATCCGCAATCATTATGTAGGGCGTACGTTTATCGAGCCGACCCAGCGGGTGCGGGACTTCGGCGTGCGGATGAAGCTGAATCCGAGCCGGGCGCTGCTTGAGGGCAAGCGCGTGATCCTGATCGACGACTCGATTATTCGCGGGACGACCTCGCGCAAGATCGTCCGGATGGTTCGGGCGGCGGGAGCGATCGAGGTTCATATGCGGATCTCGTGTCCGCCGACGATCTCGCCCTGTTTTTACGGGGTGGATACTCCGTCGAAGAAGGACCTGATCGCGGCGAACAAGTCTTTGCAGGAGATCTGCGAGTTTATCGAGGCGGATTCGCTGGCGTATCTCTCGCTGGTGGGGCTGACGCACTCGTGTACGACGGGGGAGCCGCCGACGGGGCTTTCTCCGGCTTCGTTTTGCTCGGCTTGCTATACGGGGCATTATCCGACGCAATGGGTGGATGTGGCGGAGATTCTTCCGGCCAAGTAA
- a CDS encoding alpha/beta hydrolase: MLAANSTGTGSPTLILMHFLGGSAREWQEVVAALGPQVHTVAVDLPGFGDSAHLPGYTVTEMADAVAELIDSLHLERYLLVGHSLSGKVAAVLAARRPTGLEGIILIAPSPPGPEPMAPGKREKMLAAFGALQPDDHLRARAYVTKYEERILAEDVLARATEDVLRMNRAAWTAWIERGSLEDWSARVGTLTLPTLLVTGDRDTSLGLAIQQQTTLSHFPNAITKVVAECGHLVPMEKPHELATLIAEFLATLSIPQPYLNFIHSDRVSPRTRELLLERTKPRSATPRALTEAQMTTLRAVVARVIPQQQNPIDLAGFIDERLAAGHTDGWRYDVLPPDREAYAASLDALAAQSFSILPAADQDAILHQIAATPSAQARWFEDLRADAVKFWMAHPQTLARIGYSGIGIGGAHTPHAGFVTLDPGTTEPWEPAS; the protein is encoded by the coding sequence ATGCTCGCAGCCAACTCGACCGGCACCGGATCACCCACACTCATCCTGATGCACTTCCTCGGCGGCTCCGCGCGGGAGTGGCAAGAAGTCGTCGCCGCGCTCGGCCCCCAGGTCCACACCGTCGCGGTCGATCTCCCCGGCTTCGGCGACTCGGCCCACCTCCCCGGCTACACCGTCACCGAGATGGCCGACGCCGTCGCCGAGCTGATCGACTCCCTCCACCTCGAGCGTTACCTCCTCGTCGGCCACAGCCTGTCCGGCAAGGTTGCCGCCGTGCTGGCCGCCCGCCGCCCCACCGGCCTCGAGGGCATCATCCTGATCGCCCCATCCCCCCCTGGCCCCGAGCCCATGGCCCCCGGCAAGCGCGAGAAGATGCTGGCGGCCTTCGGCGCACTCCAGCCCGACGACCACCTCCGCGCCCGCGCCTACGTCACCAAGTACGAGGAGCGCATCCTCGCCGAAGACGTGCTGGCCCGCGCCACCGAGGACGTGCTGCGCATGAACCGCGCCGCGTGGACGGCCTGGATCGAGCGCGGCAGCCTCGAGGACTGGTCCGCCCGCGTCGGCACCCTCACGCTGCCCACGCTGCTGGTCACCGGCGACCGTGACACCTCCCTCGGCCTCGCAATCCAGCAGCAGACCACCCTGTCCCACTTCCCCAACGCCATCACCAAAGTCGTTGCCGAGTGCGGGCACCTGGTTCCCATGGAAAAACCCCACGAGCTGGCCACCCTTATCGCCGAGTTCCTCGCAACCCTCAGTATTCCGCAGCCCTACCTGAACTTCATCCACTCCGACCGCGTCTCCCCGCGCACCCGCGAGCTTCTTTTAGAACGCACGAAACCCCGTAGCGCCACACCCCGCGCCCTCACCGAAGCCCAGATGACGACGCTACGAGCCGTCGTCGCCCGCGTCATCCCCCAGCAGCAGAACCCCATCGACCTCGCCGGATTCATCGACGAGCGACTAGCCGCAGGCCACACCGACGGCTGGCGCTACGACGTCCTGCCGCCCGACCGCGAGGCTTACGCTGCCTCCCTCGACGCGCTGGCTGCCCAGTCTTTCAGCATCCTCCCCGCAGCCGATCAGGACGCCATCCTCCACCAGATCGCCGCCACGCCATCCGCGCAAGCCCGCTGGTTCGAGGACCTCCGCGCCGACGCCGTCAAGTTCTGGATGGCGCACCCCCAGACCCTCGCCCGCATCGGCTACAGCGGCATCGGCATCGGCGGCGCGCATACCCCTCACGCGGGATTCGTCACCCTCGACCCCGGCACCACCGAACCCTGGGAACCAGCCTCATGA